GCGGCCATTGCTGACCTTGATGCTGCCATCTTCGACCGAAAAGCTGCCAGGGGTTTCTTCATTGGACTTCCAGCCGGCGAGGTCCTTGCCATTGAACATGGAGACCCAGCCCTCTGCCTGGGCGGCAGCGGAAGTGGCGGCAGGAGCGGCGGCGGACTTGTCGTCAGCGGCCTGGCAAACGGCCAGCCCAAGAAGGACGGCCATGGCAGTGAGGTGGTTGATTTTCATGGAGAACTGTGACTTACACGTTGGCTGGCCTGGAGGCAAGGGGGACGAAGGCCGATCCCACAGGTGGTTCTGCTGTTGTTTTGACGGGTGCCAGGAGGCCACCGGGAAAAATGCATGCGATCGAAACCTTCTCGAATCAGGTTTCCTCAACCTTGTCATGCAGGGGATGAGGGTTAGCTTAGAAACAGATGAAACGGATGATCCGACGCATGTTCAAGCTCGGCATGGCGAGTGCCCTGCTGGGGGGACTGTTGTATGCGGGCACGGATTCTTTTTCGCGAAAGTGGCGGGAGTTCATCGTGGGGCAGATGGCGGAGCGCGGACTGCACCTGGATTTCGAGCGTCTGATGCTGAATCCCTTTGGCGGCCTGATCGCGCGGGAAGTCCGGGTTTTCACCGGGCCGGATCGGCTTCATGTACTCGCCTCAGTGGACCGGCTGAATCTGGACTTCGATTACGGCAAGCTGATGGAGAAAAAGTTTGTGGTGGATGGTCTGGAACTCAGCCATGCCAGCGTCTCCCTGCCGGTGGATGATCCTGGCGGAGGCCAGACGGTGATCGCCCTGGAAGATTTGAGCGCACGTGCCTTTCTGCGTGAAGGCGTTCTCGAGGTGAGGCAGGCCGAGGGCACTCTGTCGGGCATCCATCTCAGCATCACGGGGATGCTGACGCTGCCGGAAAAGAAGGCGGACGAACCTCCAAAACCCAAGATAGACAGCCTCTCTGTGGCCCATCAGATGCAGGTGCTGAATGCCCACCACCGCCGCATCCAGCGCGCGCTGGACTGGTTGCAGCGGTTCAAATTTGACACCGTGCCGCAGCTTCGCCTGGAAGTGAACGGGGCGCTGGACCGGCCGCAGGAACTGGCCGCCCGGCTGTTTTTTGAAACAACTGGCATGCGTTACGATTCCTATCTGTGCCAGGAACTGGTGGCCGAGGCCGAGTACAATGCGGGCCTCATTGATCTCACCCGTCTCTACCTCAAAGATCCTACCGGGCAGGTGAATGCCAGTGCCACTTGGCGGATGGGCACGCCTGAGATGCGGTTTCAACTGACCTCCAGCGCGGATCTGCCTGGGATGGCGCAGGCTTTTTTAAACAGCGATAACCTGCGCGAAATCGTCTTTTACGGCACGCCCCACCTGGCTCTGAATGGAGTGTGGCATGTGGATGGGCCACTGGCTCAGGGAAAAAGGCCTGTGCAGGCCACGGGGCGGCTGGACTGTGGCCGCTTCAGCACACGCGGGGCGGTTTTTGACGGGCTGGAAGCCAACATTGGGGTTGCTCCAGAGGGCGTTTATGTGCGGGATCTAGTGCTGAAACATGAAACCGGCACTCTCACCGCCCAGGCTCTGTCGCATGAGGTGGGCGGCTTTCGTTATCGGGCGGTGCTACAGATGGATCCGAATGCCTTCATGCCCTTTGCGAAGATGAAGCAGACGCGGGAGCTCATCAGCCGCTTTCAGTGTAACCCGAAGTCGAGTATCTACTTTGAGGTCGAAGGGGCCGGGCCAAAGGCGGACCTGCAAGAGTGTGTTAACAAAGGGCGGGGAGATCTGCGCAACCTTCGCTACCGAGGTGTCGATGTTGAGCAACTGGAGGCGGAGGTGGAATTCCAGGGACCGATCATGCATTTCCGCAATGCCAAGATTCGGCGGCCAGAAGGTGTGGGCGAAGTGGCCCACGTGCATGTAAATGATGCGGTGGGCGAGAAGTGGGTGCGGCTGGAAGGCATCCGCGCAGGACTGGACCCGGTGGCTGTGACGAGCTGCTTTGCCCCCAAAGTGGCAGACCAGATTGCCAAGTATCGCCTGCCAAATACAACGGCGGTGGAGATGGACGGAGTGATCTACTACAAGGAGGGATCGAAGAGCGACTTTCAGGTGAAGTTCAGGCACCCCACCGGCACGGGCCGCTACTCCCTGTGGGGAGATGATTTTCTCATCGCTTCTCCTGAAGGGGAGCTGATTTTCAAGGGCCTGGACATGAAATTCGACATTCGCGGACAGCTGTTTGGCGAGGCCCTGTCTGCCAAAGGCAGCGTGGATGTGTCGCCCGGCACGAACGACTTCGATGTGGTGGTCAAGGCGGGCGAGTTCCCCTATGAGATCTTTGGCAAAAAGGTGCCTTTTGAAAAGCTGACGGCCGATGTCTCAAGCACGGGTGGCACCACGGCCTTTGACATTGATTCCTCCCTGATGGGCGGAACGTTTTCCCTGAAGGGTAAAATGGATGAAACCAAACTGCCGCAGCCCTACTCCGGGGAACTGCGGGTGGACGGGGTGAGCTTTCAGCGCTTTGCCCAGGTGTATTCCAAGACGAATGACACAGAGGGTGACATCACGGGGCATTTCCGTTTCGCCGGGCGGCAAAATGACTGGATGGCGCTGAAGGGCGGCGGTGCGGCCATCATCGTCAATGGCAACCTGTATGCCATTCCCATCCTGGGACCGCTGACCCCGATTCTGGGCAGTGTGCTGCCGGGGCAGATCAAGGGCTACAATCTGGCGAAGGAGGCCAACTGCACCTTTGAGATCGCCGATGGGTATGTGGTGACGGAGAATTTCGAAGCTCTGACCAGTGTGTTTAAAATCGCCATGGGCGGAAAGATTGATTTCATCCGCGATGCGGTGGATCTGACGGCGCAGGTGCGCATCCGTGGTCTCCCGGGGCTGGTATTTCTGCCCTTCAGTGAATTGCTGGAGTATCGGGGCACGGGTTCCGTCAGCGACACGAATTGGAAATCCAACCTGCTGAGCGGTAGCAGGAAGGCAACGGACCGTGCGCCACCGAGCGCCGCCAACATGCAGGCGGCGGAAAGGATCGCCGGGGAGGCGCTGCCTCCATCTAAAAAGGAGGAACCCAAAAGGCCTGCTTCCATGTTCAGCCGTCCGGGAGGAAGGTGAGGTTTCACGTTGCGCAGGGCATTGATGCAATCTATCTGCATTTCATGGCGGGCCTGTGCAGCAGTGCGGGCGCGTTTTCTTTATCAAGACCGGAATCATGCATGAGTGATTCTGGCAGCCATTCACAGATGCAGGGAAGACCGTTAGATTCGGTCACAGT
The Prosthecobacter algae genome window above contains:
- a CDS encoding AsmA-like C-terminal region-containing protein is translated as MKRMIRRMFKLGMASALLGGLLYAGTDSFSRKWREFIVGQMAERGLHLDFERLMLNPFGGLIAREVRVFTGPDRLHVLASVDRLNLDFDYGKLMEKKFVVDGLELSHASVSLPVDDPGGGQTVIALEDLSARAFLREGVLEVRQAEGTLSGIHLSITGMLTLPEKKADEPPKPKIDSLSVAHQMQVLNAHHRRIQRALDWLQRFKFDTVPQLRLEVNGALDRPQELAARLFFETTGMRYDSYLCQELVAEAEYNAGLIDLTRLYLKDPTGQVNASATWRMGTPEMRFQLTSSADLPGMAQAFLNSDNLREIVFYGTPHLALNGVWHVDGPLAQGKRPVQATGRLDCGRFSTRGAVFDGLEANIGVAPEGVYVRDLVLKHETGTLTAQALSHEVGGFRYRAVLQMDPNAFMPFAKMKQTRELISRFQCNPKSSIYFEVEGAGPKADLQECVNKGRGDLRNLRYRGVDVEQLEAEVEFQGPIMHFRNAKIRRPEGVGEVAHVHVNDAVGEKWVRLEGIRAGLDPVAVTSCFAPKVADQIAKYRLPNTTAVEMDGVIYYKEGSKSDFQVKFRHPTGTGRYSLWGDDFLIASPEGELIFKGLDMKFDIRGQLFGEALSAKGSVDVSPGTNDFDVVVKAGEFPYEIFGKKVPFEKLTADVSSTGGTTAFDIDSSLMGGTFSLKGKMDETKLPQPYSGELRVDGVSFQRFAQVYSKTNDTEGDITGHFRFAGRQNDWMALKGGGAAIIVNGNLYAIPILGPLTPILGSVLPGQIKGYNLAKEANCTFEIADGYVVTENFEALTSVFKIAMGGKIDFIRDAVDLTAQVRIRGLPGLVFLPFSELLEYRGTGSVSDTNWKSNLLSGSRKATDRAPPSAANMQAAERIAGEALPPSKKEEPKRPASMFSRPGGR